The Streptomyces sp. NL15-2K genome contains a region encoding:
- a CDS encoding NUDIX hydrolase yields the protein MTVRPVVKRTARAVLLDGDDLILIKRTKPGLDPYWLTPGGGVEPTDTTVVDALHREVYEELGAKITDVVPCFVDTVEHIGDDGGATGVKVQHFFVCRLESMDPALRHGPEVDEPIGEYEIVRVPFTRVGIASVHLVPLSLRHYLDGNIEGVRAMHAPDLG from the coding sequence ATGACCGTCCGACCCGTGGTCAAGCGCACCGCCCGTGCCGTTCTGCTGGACGGTGACGACCTGATCCTCATCAAGCGCACCAAGCCCGGTCTGGATCCCTACTGGCTCACTCCCGGCGGCGGGGTCGAGCCGACGGACACGACCGTCGTCGACGCCCTGCACCGCGAGGTGTACGAGGAACTCGGCGCCAAGATCACCGATGTCGTGCCGTGCTTCGTCGACACCGTCGAGCACATCGGCGACGACGGCGGCGCGACCGGCGTGAAGGTGCAGCACTTCTTCGTCTGCCGGCTGGAGTCCATGGACCCGGCCCTGCGGCACGGTCCCGAGGTGGACGAGCCCATCGGCGAGTACGAGATCGTCCGGGTGCCGTTCACGCGCGTCGGGATCGCCTCCGTCCATCTCGTACCGCTGTCCCTGCGGCACTATCTGGACGGCAACATCGAAGGTGTACGCGCCATGCACGCACCCGACCTGGGCTGA
- a CDS encoding globin domain-containing protein produces MDAPTTTPADNGTSGGGGGWFTPRKQPAATSGSDEETAEGRRLAAMRPVGRTATGTGTNPSAEDTAPPASTTGDAPQPGQAAGEPQPTVAAGHRRHSGATADVQPASTGEPAPIQASAISPSISAQSQAPATQAPPAWAPQAPPAQAPSTEPPPAEQRVPAQRAVPPGDASPDAVLIRRTMAEVGPVADKVTSYFYALLFVRHPDLRSLFPAAMDTQRDRLLKALLTAAEHIDNTDVLVDYLQNLGRGHRKYGTRAEHYPAVGECLIGALSKYAAGIWTAETEAAWVRTYTTISQVMIDAAAADEMRAPAWWYAEVVSHDLRTQDVAVVTVRPDQPYPFLAGQYASVETPWWPRIWRHYSFASAPRSDGLLSFHVKAVPAGWVSNALVHRARPGDIIRLGPPAGSMTVDHTTDSGLLCLGGGTGIAPIKALVEDVAEHGERRPVEVFYGARTDHDLYDIDTMLRLQQSHPWLSVRAVVDQQAHLQLPDAVREYGPWNEYDAYLSGPPGMIRSGVDALRDIGVPSERIRHDSVEELVATAQ; encoded by the coding sequence ATGGACGCTCCGACCACCACGCCGGCCGACAACGGCACTTCCGGCGGCGGGGGCGGCTGGTTCACGCCGCGCAAGCAGCCGGCGGCGACTTCCGGCAGCGATGAGGAGACGGCCGAGGGCCGCCGTCTGGCCGCGATGCGCCCAGTGGGCCGGACGGCGACAGGCACTGGCACGAATCCGTCGGCAGAGGACACCGCACCGCCCGCCTCGACGACCGGCGACGCACCGCAGCCAGGCCAGGCCGCCGGCGAACCACAGCCCACCGTGGCCGCCGGTCACCGGCGGCACTCCGGGGCGACCGCCGACGTACAGCCCGCCTCGACCGGCGAGCCCGCCCCGATACAGGCGTCCGCGATATCGCCCTCGATATCCGCCCAGTCCCAAGCCCCGGCCACTCAAGCGCCGCCCGCGTGGGCGCCACAGGCACCACCAGCCCAAGCACCGTCCACCGAACCCCCGCCCGCCGAACAGCGCGTCCCCGCCCAGCGCGCCGTCCCGCCCGGTGATGCCTCCCCGGACGCCGTGCTGATCCGCCGGACCATGGCCGAGGTCGGCCCCGTGGCCGACAAGGTCACGTCGTACTTCTACGCGTTGCTCTTCGTACGCCACCCCGACCTGAGGTCGCTGTTCCCGGCAGCGATGGACACCCAACGGGACCGCCTGCTCAAGGCGCTGCTCACCGCGGCCGAGCACATAGACAACACCGATGTCCTCGTCGACTACCTGCAGAACCTCGGTCGCGGCCACCGCAAGTACGGCACCCGGGCCGAGCACTACCCGGCCGTCGGTGAGTGCCTCATCGGCGCGCTGAGCAAGTACGCCGCCGGCATCTGGACCGCCGAGACGGAGGCGGCCTGGGTCCGCACGTACACGACGATCTCGCAGGTCATGATCGACGCTGCGGCCGCGGACGAGATGCGCGCTCCCGCCTGGTGGTACGCGGAGGTCGTGTCGCACGACCTCAGAACGCAGGACGTCGCGGTCGTCACCGTCCGCCCCGACCAGCCCTATCCCTTCCTCGCCGGGCAGTACGCGAGCGTGGAGACGCCCTGGTGGCCGCGGATCTGGCGGCACTACTCCTTCGCCTCGGCCCCTCGCTCCGACGGTCTGCTGTCGTTCCACGTGAAGGCCGTCCCCGCCGGCTGGGTCTCCAACGCCCTGGTGCACCGCGCCCGGCCCGGCGACATCATCCGGCTCGGTCCGCCCGCCGGTTCGATGACCGTGGACCACACCACCGACAGCGGCCTGCTCTGTCTGGGCGGTGGCACCGGTATAGCCCCCATCAAGGCGCTCGTCGAGGACGTCGCCGAGCACGGCGAACGCCGCCCGGTCGAGGTGTTCTACGGCGCCCGCACCGACCACGACCTCTACGACATCGACACGATGCTCAGGCTCCAGCAGTCCCACCCGTGGCTCTCGGTCCGCGCGGTCGTCGACCAGCAGGCGCATCTCCAGCTTCCCGACGCCGTACGCGAGTACGGCCCGTGGAACGAGTACGACGCCTATCTCTCGGGCCCGCCCGGAATGATCCGCAGCGGGGTCGACGCGCTCAGGGACATCGGCGTTCCCTCGGAGCGCATACGCCACGACTCGGTGGAAGAGCTCGTCGCCACGGCTCAGTGA
- a CDS encoding HAD-IB family phosphatase — MARLHLFDLDGTLLHGSTAPVEISRQLGLEAEAVALDQAIGAGLIGPPEYATRVHALWAELTEAHVTAAFEGAPWLARIRDVWAEIRRNGDYCAVVSLSPSFFVERLTGWGAHAAYGSSFPAVPFTEPVDPAGVLSAAAKVLIADRLCEEFGLTRADCVAYGDSMSDKDLFGAVPTSVAINADRHLSGISTHSYMGGDLWEAYELVRHAR, encoded by the coding sequence ATGGCGAGACTTCATCTCTTCGATCTCGACGGCACGTTGTTGCACGGCTCCACCGCCCCGGTGGAGATTTCCCGGCAACTCGGCCTGGAAGCCGAGGCGGTGGCGCTCGATCAGGCGATCGGAGCGGGGCTGATCGGACCGCCCGAGTACGCGACGCGGGTGCACGCCCTCTGGGCGGAACTCACCGAGGCGCATGTGACAGCGGCCTTCGAGGGGGCCCCGTGGCTGGCCCGTATCCGTGATGTGTGGGCGGAGATCAGGAGGAACGGCGACTACTGCGCCGTGGTGTCGCTCTCACCCTCGTTCTTCGTGGAGCGGCTCACTGGCTGGGGTGCCCATGCGGCGTACGGATCCAGTTTTCCCGCCGTACCCTTCACCGAGCCTGTGGACCCGGCCGGCGTGCTCAGTGCCGCGGCCAAGGTCCTGATAGCCGACCGGTTGTGCGAGGAGTTCGGGCTGACGCGGGCCGACTGCGTTGCGTATGGCGACTCGATGTCGGACAAGGACCTCTTCGGCGCGGTGCCGACCTCCGTCGCGATCAATGCCGACCGTCATCTGTCCGGTATATCGACTCACTCCTACATGGGCGGGGATCTGTGGGAAGCCTATGAATTGGTGCGGCACGCCCGGTAA
- a CDS encoding GNAT family N-acetyltransferase, producing the protein MPTSSSTALPIRRLTLRDLTACADLSEDRGWPREEHKWGFLLAAGKGYGIDDPGGGLVSACVVTEYGPQDRPDLGAIGMVLVAERHARQGVGRRLMRHIVSAMGTTPLTLHATPYGRPLYEELGFKVTGRAEMLCGRFTPGERESEMVTRAATAEDLTAILRLDAEVFGADRTHIVTRLPAFADQLRVVEESGRIIGYAAAWPNMDTHVVGPLIARDTQTAKALVSSLAAHTDRPLRTDIDVRHEELLAWAKDHGLAPIAFNAVMTYGIAELPGDWKRRFAPVTVAAG; encoded by the coding sequence GTGCCGACCTCTTCCTCCACTGCTCTGCCCATTCGCCGTCTGACGCTTCGCGATCTCACCGCCTGCGCCGACTTGTCCGAGGACCGGGGGTGGCCACGCGAGGAGCACAAGTGGGGCTTCCTCCTCGCGGCCGGGAAGGGCTACGGCATCGACGATCCCGGCGGCGGGCTCGTCAGCGCCTGCGTGGTCACCGAGTACGGACCTCAAGATCGCCCCGACCTCGGGGCCATCGGCATGGTGCTGGTCGCCGAGCGGCATGCCCGCCAGGGCGTCGGACGCCGGCTGATGCGTCACATCGTCTCGGCGATGGGCACCACACCGCTGACGCTGCATGCGACGCCGTACGGCCGCCCGCTCTACGAGGAACTCGGCTTCAAGGTCACCGGCCGAGCGGAAATGCTGTGCGGGCGCTTCACTCCTGGTGAGCGGGAGTCCGAGATGGTCACGCGCGCGGCGACCGCCGAGGACCTCACCGCCATCCTCCGTCTCGACGCGGAGGTGTTCGGCGCCGATCGCACGCACATCGTGACCCGGCTGCCCGCCTTCGCCGACCAGTTGCGCGTCGTCGAGGAAAGCGGCCGGATCATCGGCTACGCGGCCGCCTGGCCCAACATGGACACGCACGTGGTCGGCCCGCTGATCGCCCGCGACACACAGACCGCCAAGGCTCTGGTCTCCTCCCTCGCCGCCCACACCGACCGCCCGCTGCGCACCGACATCGACGTACGGCACGAAGAGCTGCTGGCGTGGGCGAAGGATCACGGCCTGGCGCCCATCGCCTTCAACGCGGTCATGACCTACGGCATCGCGGAGCTCCCCGGAGACTGGAAACGACGATTCGCTCCGGTGACGGTGGCGGCAGGCTGA
- a CDS encoding GNAT family N-acetyltransferase: MGDLEMRPATAEDVPAIVAMLADDPLGAQRESPDDLAPYLAALERVMSDPNQHVVVAVRKGRVVGTLQLTIIPGLSRRGSTRSIIEGVRVHADERGSGLGTQLIEWAIDESRRQNCRLVQLTSDNTRTDAHRFYERLGFTASHVGFKLPL; this comes from the coding sequence ATGGGAGATCTTGAGATGCGGCCCGCCACGGCTGAGGACGTCCCGGCGATCGTCGCCATGCTCGCCGATGACCCGTTGGGTGCCCAGCGTGAGTCACCGGACGACTTGGCCCCGTATCTGGCGGCGCTGGAGCGCGTCATGTCCGACCCCAACCAGCATGTGGTCGTCGCTGTCCGCAAGGGCCGTGTCGTCGGCACACTGCAGCTCACGATCATTCCCGGCTTGTCCCGGCGCGGCTCGACCAGGTCGATCATTGAGGGCGTGCGCGTCCACGCCGACGAGCGCGGCAGTGGCTTGGGTACGCAGTTGATCGAGTGGGCGATCGACGAATCCCGGCGTCAGAACTGCCGACTGGTCCAGCTCACCTCCGACAACACCCGCACGGACGCCCACCGCTTCTATGAGCGCCTCGGCTTCACGGCTTCCCACGTGGGCTTCAAGCTCCCGCTGTGA
- a CDS encoding serine hydrolase domain-containing protein: MTTPQEELLPGTRRALLHRIAVAQAEGRAPSLVAAVVRDGRTVWHGARTSVDGHGPDQNVQYRIGSITKTFTAVLVLRLRDEGALDLSDPLEKHVPGTGAGEATIAELLAHTSGLAAESPAPWWERTPGSLRPELADVLGEQPFLHPAGRRFHYSNPGYTLLGALVEKLRGAPWEEVLRREVLEPLGLDRTSTRPQAPHAGGWAVHPWADVLLPEPAEDLGRMAPAGQLWSTSGDLARFAVFLAKGDDRVLSARTVREMRMPAAPAEAADVADGMTYGLGLQIQYGDGRLLVGHSGSLPGFLANLTISVADDVAAVVLANCTSGPLPWAVGADLVRIVAEAEPRIPDPWRPLTEVDASVLELAGQWYWGTHAFALRLTADGLVSLEPLSGNGRRSRFRANGDGTWTGLEGYYAGELLKAVRRPDGSVSHLDLGSFVLTRQPYDEGASVPGGVDPEGWRGIG, from the coding sequence ATGACGACACCTCAGGAAGAGCTGCTTCCCGGCACGCGTAGGGCGCTGCTGCACCGGATCGCTGTGGCCCAGGCCGAAGGGCGGGCCCCCTCGCTCGTCGCTGCCGTCGTCCGAGACGGGCGAACCGTGTGGCACGGCGCGCGAACCTCGGTGGACGGGCACGGGCCCGATCAGAACGTGCAGTACCGGATCGGCTCGATCACCAAGACCTTCACCGCCGTTCTCGTACTACGGCTGCGGGACGAGGGAGCGCTGGACCTCAGTGATCCACTGGAGAAGCACGTGCCGGGAACCGGCGCGGGGGAGGCCACGATCGCCGAACTCCTCGCCCACACGAGCGGACTGGCCGCCGAGTCACCCGCTCCGTGGTGGGAACGCACCCCGGGATCCTTGCGGCCCGAACTCGCCGACGTGCTGGGCGAGCAGCCCTTCCTGCACCCGGCCGGCCGTCGATTCCACTACTCCAACCCCGGTTACACCCTGCTGGGCGCGCTCGTCGAGAAGCTGCGCGGGGCTCCGTGGGAGGAGGTATTGCGGCGCGAAGTGCTCGAACCTCTGGGCCTCGACCGTACGAGTACGCGACCGCAGGCGCCGCACGCGGGCGGCTGGGCGGTGCACCCCTGGGCCGATGTGCTGCTGCCCGAGCCCGCCGAGGACCTCGGTCGTATGGCTCCGGCCGGTCAACTCTGGTCCACCAGCGGAGACTTGGCGCGGTTCGCCGTCTTCCTGGCGAAGGGGGACGACCGGGTGCTGAGTGCCCGGACCGTGCGGGAGATGCGGATGCCCGCAGCGCCGGCCGAGGCCGCGGATGTCGCGGACGGCATGACGTACGGCCTCGGACTGCAGATCCAGTACGGGGACGGCCGGCTGCTCGTGGGGCACTCGGGTTCGCTGCCGGGCTTCCTGGCCAACCTCACCATCAGCGTGGCGGACGACGTCGCGGCGGTGGTGCTGGCCAATTGCACGTCCGGCCCGCTGCCATGGGCCGTTGGTGCCGATCTCGTACGGATCGTCGCCGAGGCCGAGCCGCGCATTCCTGATCCATGGCGCCCCTTGACCGAAGTCGACGCCTCCGTGCTGGAGCTGGCGGGTCAGTGGTACTGGGGGACACATGCCTTTGCCCTGCGTCTGACGGCCGACGGGCTCGTCTCACTGGAGCCCCTGTCCGGCAATGGCCGTCGCTCGCGGTTCCGGGCGAACGGCGACGGCACCTGGACGGGCCTGGAGGGCTATTACGCCGGGGAGCTCCTGAAGGCCGTACGGCGTCCGGACGGATCGGTGAGCCATCTGGACCTCGGGTCCTTCGTCCTGACGCGTCAGCCGTACGACGAGGGGGCTTCCGTGCCCGGCGGTGTCGACCCCGAAGGGTGGCGGGGTATCGGATAG
- the dnaB gene encoding replicative DNA helicase, whose translation MSISEPLDDPWADSGPSDRLPASRRHSDGAPGRDEQHERGRESGAWDGGGTSFERVPPQDLDAEQSVLGGMLLSKDAIADVVEVLKGHDFYKPAHETIFQAILDVYAKGEPADPITIAAELTKRGEINKVGGASYLHTLVQTVPTAANAEYYAEIVHERAVLRRLVEAGTRITQMGYAGDDDVDEIVNRAQAEIYAVTEQRTSEDYLPLGDIMEGALDEIEAIGSRSGEMTGVPTGFTDFDSLTNGLHPGQMIVIAARPAMGKSTLALDFARAASIKNNLPSVIFSLEMGRNEIAMRLLSAEARVALHHMRSGTMTDEDWTRLARRMPDVSAAPLYIDDSPNLSMMEIRAKCRRLKQRNDLKLVVIDYLQLMQSGGSKRAESRQQEVSDMSRNLKLLAKELELPVIALSQLNRGPEQRTDKKPMVSDLRESGSIEQDADMVILLHREDAYEKESPRAGEADLIVAKHRNGPTATITVAFQGHYSRFVDMAQT comes from the coding sequence GTGAGCATTTCCGAGCCCTTGGACGACCCGTGGGCCGACAGCGGTCCCAGTGATCGTCTGCCCGCCTCCCGCCGCCACAGCGATGGAGCCCCGGGTCGCGACGAGCAGCACGAGCGCGGCCGGGAGAGCGGCGCCTGGGACGGCGGCGGTACGTCCTTCGAGCGCGTCCCCCCACAGGACCTGGACGCCGAGCAGTCCGTTCTTGGTGGCATGCTCCTGTCCAAGGACGCCATCGCCGACGTCGTCGAGGTGCTCAAGGGCCACGACTTCTACAAGCCCGCGCACGAGACGATCTTCCAGGCGATCCTCGACGTCTATGCGAAGGGCGAGCCTGCCGACCCCATCACGATCGCCGCTGAACTCACCAAGCGTGGCGAGATCAACAAGGTCGGCGGGGCTTCGTATCTGCACACGCTTGTCCAGACCGTGCCGACGGCGGCCAACGCCGAGTACTACGCGGAGATCGTCCACGAGCGGGCGGTCCTGCGTCGGCTGGTCGAGGCCGGCACCCGCATCACGCAAATGGGATACGCGGGCGACGACGACGTCGACGAGATCGTCAACCGGGCGCAGGCCGAGATCTACGCGGTCACCGAGCAGCGCACCAGCGAGGACTACCTGCCGCTCGGCGACATCATGGAGGGCGCGCTCGACGAGATCGAGGCGATCGGTTCACGCAGCGGCGAGATGACCGGTGTCCCCACGGGGTTCACCGACTTCGACTCGCTCACCAACGGCCTGCACCCCGGCCAGATGATCGTCATCGCCGCCCGTCCCGCCATGGGTAAGTCCACGCTCGCACTGGACTTCGCACGCGCGGCGTCGATCAAGAACAACCTGCCGAGCGTCATCTTCTCCCTCGAAATGGGCCGCAACGAGATCGCGATGCGTCTGCTGTCCGCCGAGGCCCGCGTCGCCCTGCACCACATGCGTTCCGGCACGATGACCGACGAGGACTGGACGCGTCTGGCCCGAAGAATGCCGGACGTCTCGGCCGCCCCGCTCTACATCGACGACTCCCCGAACCTGTCGATGATGGAGATCCGCGCCAAGTGCCGCCGCCTCAAGCAACGCAACGACCTCAAGCTGGTCGTCATCGACTACCTCCAGCTGATGCAGTCCGGCGGTTCCAAGAGGGCCGAGAGCCGTCAGCAGGAGGTCTCGGACATGTCCCGAAACCTCAAGCTGCTGGCCAAGGAGCTGGAACTCCCGGTCATCGCGCTCTCCCAGCTCAACCGCGGTCCGGAACAGCGCACGGACAAGAAGCCGATGGTCTCCGACCTGCGTGAGTCCGGCTCCATCGAGCAGGACGCCGACATGGTCATCCTGCTGCACCGCGAGGACGCCTACGAGAAGGAGTCCCCGCGTGCGGGCGAGGCCGACCTGATCGTGGCCAAGCACCGTAACGGCCCGACGGCGACGATCACGGTCGCCTTCCAGGGCCACTACTCACGCTTCGTGGACATGGCCCAGACCTGA
- a CDS encoding MATE family efflux transporter, with the protein MTQAPATPKANRRQHDREIVALAVPAFGALVAEPLFVMADSAIVGHLGTAQLAGLGVASALLTTAVSIFVFLAYATTAAVARRVGAGDLQSAIRQGMDGIWLALLLGAAVIVVVVPTAPAIVELFGASETAAPYATTYLRISALGIPAMLVVLAATGVLRGLQDTRTPLYVAVAGFIANAALNVGLVYGADLGIAGSAWGTVIAQCGMAAAYLVVVVRGARRHGASLRPDAGGIRASAQAGVPLLVRTLSLRAILMIATAVAARLGDADIAAHQIILSLWNLLAFALDAIAIAGQAIIGRYLGAGNIQGARQACRRMVEWGIAVGVVLGALVLIARPVFLPLFTSDSVVKDAALPALVVVAVAQPICGVVYVLDGVLMGAGDGPYLAWAMLLTLAVFTPAALLVPALGGGLTAVWTTMTLMMAVRMLTLWLRSRSGRWLVTGATR; encoded by the coding sequence ATGACACAGGCTCCCGCGACTCCCAAGGCCAACCGACGACAGCACGACCGAGAGATCGTCGCGCTGGCCGTCCCGGCCTTCGGCGCACTCGTCGCTGAGCCCCTCTTCGTCATGGCCGACAGCGCGATCGTGGGCCATCTGGGCACCGCGCAACTCGCAGGACTCGGCGTCGCCTCCGCCCTCCTCACGACAGCCGTCAGCATCTTCGTCTTCCTGGCCTACGCCACCACTGCCGCCGTCGCCCGACGCGTCGGCGCGGGCGACCTCCAGTCCGCCATCCGCCAAGGCATGGACGGCATCTGGCTGGCCCTGTTGCTCGGTGCCGCCGTCATCGTCGTCGTCGTGCCCACGGCACCGGCCATTGTGGAGCTCTTCGGCGCCTCCGAAACCGCGGCCCCCTACGCGACCACCTATCTGCGGATCTCGGCACTCGGTATCCCGGCCATGCTTGTCGTACTCGCCGCGACCGGAGTGCTGCGTGGCCTGCAGGACACCAGAACACCGCTCTATGTCGCCGTGGCTGGCTTCATCGCCAACGCCGCACTCAACGTCGGCCTCGTCTACGGCGCTGACCTCGGCATCGCGGGCTCCGCCTGGGGAACCGTCATCGCCCAGTGCGGCATGGCCGCGGCCTACCTCGTGGTCGTTGTCCGCGGCGCCCGCAGGCACGGTGCCTCATTGCGCCCCGACGCCGGTGGGATCAGGGCCTCCGCCCAAGCCGGCGTTCCCCTCCTGGTCCGTACGCTCTCGCTGCGAGCGATCCTGATGATCGCCACAGCCGTCGCGGCACGCCTCGGCGATGCCGACATCGCTGCGCACCAAATCATTCTGTCCCTGTGGAACCTGCTCGCCTTCGCTCTCGACGCCATCGCCATCGCCGGACAGGCCATCATCGGGCGGTATCTCGGCGCCGGCAACATCCAAGGCGCCCGTCAGGCGTGCCGTCGCATGGTGGAGTGGGGCATCGCGGTGGGAGTCGTGCTGGGCGCCTTGGTCCTGATCGCCAGGCCGGTGTTCTTGCCACTGTTCACCAGCGACTCCGTCGTCAAGGACGCCGCCCTGCCCGCACTGGTGGTCGTGGCCGTCGCGCAGCCGATCTGCGGCGTCGTCTACGTCCTGGACGGAGTCCTCATGGGCGCCGGCGACGGCCCCTATCTGGCGTGGGCGATGCTGCTCACTCTGGCGGTCTTCACGCCGGCCGCGCTGCTCGTGCCTGCCCTGGGTGGTGGACTGACGGCCGTCTGGACCACCATGACGCTGATGATGGCGGTACGCATGCTGACCTTGTGGCTGCGTTCCCGGTCCGGCCGCTGGCTGGTGACGGGGGCGACGCGTTGA
- the rplI gene encoding 50S ribosomal protein L9 yields the protein MKIILTHEVSGLGAAGDVVDVKDGYARNYLIPRNFAIRWTKGGEKDVEQIRRARKIHEIQTIEQANAVKAQLEGVKVRLAVRSGDAGRLFGSVTPADIASAIKASGGPEVDKRRIELGAPIKTLGAHETSVRLHPEVAAKVNIEVVSA from the coding sequence ATGAAGATCATCCTCACCCACGAGGTCTCCGGCCTCGGTGCCGCGGGCGACGTCGTCGACGTCAAGGACGGTTACGCTCGCAACTACCTGATCCCGCGGAACTTCGCGATCCGTTGGACCAAGGGTGGCGAGAAGGACGTCGAGCAGATCCGTCGTGCTCGCAAGATCCACGAGATCCAGACCATCGAGCAGGCCAACGCTGTGAAGGCCCAGCTCGAGGGTGTCAAGGTCCGCCTGGCCGTCCGCTCCGGCGACGCCGGTCGTCTCTTCGGTTCCGTCACCCCGGCCGACATCGCTTCCGCGATCAAGGCTTCCGGTGGCCCCGAGGTCGACAAGCGCCGCATCGAGCTCGGCGCGCCGATCAAGACCCTGGGCGCGCACGAGACGTCCGTGCGTCTGCACCCCGAGGTTGCCGCCAAGGTCAACATCGAGGTCGTCTCGGCCTGA
- the rpsR gene encoding 30S ribosomal protein S18, with the protein MAKPPVRKPKKKVCAFCKDKVTYVDYKDTNMLRKFISDRGKIRARRVTGNCTQHQRDVATAVKNSREMALLPYTSTAR; encoded by the coding sequence ATGGCGAAGCCGCCTGTGCGCAAGCCGAAGAAGAAGGTCTGCGCTTTCTGCAAGGACAAGGTCACGTACGTGGACTACAAGGACACGAACATGCTGCGGAAGTTCATTTCCGACCGCGGCAAAATCCGTGCCCGCCGCGTGACCGGCAACTGCACGCAGCACCAGCGTGACGTCGCCACGGCCGTCAAGAACAGCCGTGAGATGGCGCTGCTGCCCTACACGTCCACCGCGCGATAA
- a CDS encoding single-stranded DNA-binding protein: MAGETVITVVGNLVDDPELRFTPSGAAVAKFRVASTPRTFDRQTNEWKDGESLFLTCSVWRQAAENVAESLQRGMRVIVQGRLKQRSYEDREGVKRTVYELDVEEVGASLRNATAKVTKTTGRGGQGGYSGGGGGGQGGGGWGGGPGGGQQGGGAPADDPWATGAPAGGNQGGGGGGWGGSSGGAGGAGGGGGGGGGYSDEPPF; this comes from the coding sequence ATGGCAGGCGAGACCGTCATCACGGTCGTCGGCAATCTTGTCGATGACCCCGAGCTGCGCTTCACCCCGTCCGGTGCGGCGGTCGCGAAGTTCCGTGTCGCGTCCACCCCCCGCACCTTCGACCGCCAGACGAACGAGTGGAAGGACGGCGAGAGCCTGTTCCTGACCTGCTCGGTCTGGCGCCAGGCGGCGGAGAACGTCGCCGAGTCGCTCCAGCGAGGCATGCGCGTCATCGTGCAGGGCCGGCTGAAGCAGCGGTCCTACGAGGACCGTGAGGGCGTCAAGCGCACGGTCTATGAGCTGGACGTCGAAGAAGTCGGCGCCAGCCTGCGCAATGCCACGGCCAAGGTCACCAAGACCACCGGCCGCGGTGGCCAGGGCGGTTACAGCGGTGGTGGTGGCGGCGGCCAGGGTGGCGGCGGCTGGGGCGGTGGCCCTGGCGGCGGTCAGCAGGGCGGCGGCGCTCCCGCCGACGACCCGTGGGCGACCGGCGCTCCCGCCGGTGGCAACCAGGGTGGCGGTGGCGGCGGCTGGGGCGGAAGCTCCGGCGGCGCCGGCGGCGCTGGCGGCGGTGGCGGCGGTGGCGGCGGCTACTCGGACGAGCCCCCCTTCTAG
- the rpsF gene encoding 30S ribosomal protein S6 gives MRHYEVMVILDPDLEERAVAPLIENFLSVVREGNGKVEKVDTWGRRRLSYEIKKKPEGIYSVIDLQAEPAVVKELDRQMNLNESVLRTKVLRPETH, from the coding sequence ATGCGTCACTACGAGGTGATGGTCATCCTCGACCCCGATCTGGAGGAGCGCGCTGTCGCCCCTCTGATCGAGAACTTCCTCTCCGTCGTCCGTGAGGGCAACGGCAAGGTCGAGAAGGTCGACACCTGGGGCCGTCGTCGTCTCTCGTACGAGATCAAGAAGAAGCCCGAGGGCATCTACTCGGTCATCGACCTGCAGGCCGAGCCTGCGGTCGTCAAGGAGCTCGACCGCCAGATGAACCTGAACGAGTCGGTCCTCCGGACCAAGGTCCTCCGCCCCGAGACCCACTGA